A stretch of the Lactuca sativa cultivar Salinas chromosome 9, Lsat_Salinas_v11, whole genome shotgun sequence genome encodes the following:
- the LOC111888347 gene encoding alanine aminotransferase 2, mitochondrial yields the protein HFQVLECEYAVRGEIVSIAQKLQQDLQTNPGSKPFNEILYCNIGNPQALGQKPITFFREVLALCDNPSLLDKRETNGLFSSDSIARAIMVLDQMPGRATGAYSHSQGIKGLRDTIAAGIKARDGYPADPDDIFLTDGASPGVHMMMQLLIRSEKDGILCPIPQYPLYSASIALHGGTLVRYYLDEATGWGLEVSELKKQLEAARQKGITVRALVAINPGNPTGQVLAEENQRQIVEFCKKEGLVLLADEVYQENIYAADKKFNSFKKICRSMGYGDIPLVSFQSVSKGYHGECGKRGGYMEVTGFSTEVRQQFYKLASVNLCSNISGQILASLVMSPPKVGDESYDSYFSERDGILKSLARRAKKLEDAFNSLEGVTCNKHSLSTLYQLFQRNITYPFKTIL from the exons catttccAGGTATTAGAATGTGAATATGCTGTTCGTGGTGAGATTGTCTCTATAGCTCAG AAATTACAGCAAGACTTGCAAACAAATCCAGGTTCCAAACCTTTTAATGAG ATTCTTTACTGTAATATTGGAAATCCACAAGCTCTTGGTCAAAAACCTATAACTTTCTTTCGAGAGGTTCTTGCATTATGTGACAATCCTTCCTTATTAGACAAGAGGGAAACAAATGGTTTGTTTAG TTCGGATTCCATAGCAAGAGCAATAATGGTCTTGGATCAAATGCCTGGAAGAGCTACTGGTGCATATAGTCACAGTCAG GGTATTAAGGGATTGCGTGACACCATTGCTGCTGGAATTAAAGCTCGTGATGGTTACCCTGCTGATCCAGATGATATCTTCTTGACAGATGGTGCAAGTCCAGGG GTCCATATGATGATGCAGTTACTTATAAGATCAGAAAAGGATGGAATCTTATGTCCCATTCCTCAGTATCCTCTTTACTCTGCTTCTATTGCCCTTCATGGTGGCACTCTA GTTCGTTATTATCTTGATGAAGCAACAGGGTGGGGACTTGAGGTGTCTGAACTCAAGAAACAGTTAGAAGCTGCCCGACAAAAGGGTATTACTGTTCGGGCATTGGTTGCAATTAATCCGGGCAACCCAACCGGGcag GTTCTTGCTGAAGAAAACCAACGACAAATTGTGGAATTTTGCAAGAAAGAAGGTTTGGTTCTTTTAGCAGACgag GTATACCAAGAGAATATATATGCAGCTGACAAGAAATTTAACTCATTCAAGAAAATCTGTCGTTCAATGGGATATGGTGATATCCCCTTGGTTTCTTTTCAATCGGTATCTAAAG ggtATCATGGTGAATGTGGGAAAAGAGGTGGTTACATGGAGGTAACTGGTTTTAGTACTGAAGTTAGACAACAATTTTACAAGTTGGCATCTGTGAATCTTTGCTCCAATATTTCTGGTCAAATTCTTGCAAGTCTTGTCATGAGTCCCCCAAAAGTTGGAGATGAATCTTATGATTCCTATTTTAGTGAGAGAGATGGAATCTTGAAATCATTGGCTAGACGCGCTAAG aaattgGAAGATGCATTCAACAGCTTAGAGGGTGTGACATGTAATAAACATTCTTTGTCTACTCTATATCAGTTATTCCAAAGAAACATCACTTATCCATTCAAAACAATACtttaa